From the Oryza glaberrima chromosome 5, OglaRS2, whole genome shotgun sequence genome, one window contains:
- the LOC127773657 gene encoding exonuclease V, chloroplastic codes for MRSSAADAPPPATASEIGDLPVEIVSDEEMALIEAALSAAAAASRPVLSSAAARRAVQLSSCAAYSAASGGDIEDSPPLPTPRRGSLLARFRDRRALAVTDITATEWCDKQQEFVLEHGKPEMTQAMKAGSERHAQLEQEVIERVEVTIRSAEESWAVKFMNFIVGANQLMLEGITREIPVIGVVEGSWMIGVIDELRMPPDGISVHPILVDTKTRYKPTVPSEAQKRNGRLQVMCYKYLWDNLISEKFPAENFFSYFDLDPGYLLSDDIKQYIRLLGLNAKTLEDVLKYFKVTCHTLPRSQEQLLLRYELQADNSLLEEYQFSYDARWLKDQFQEVLSFWQGAREPKFVSEEERWKCSFCKFANNCPINASTSRCC; via the exons atgcgctcctccgccgccgacgcgccgccccCCGCCACCGCGAGTGAGATCGGAGACCTCCCCGTGGAGATCGTCAGCGACGAGGAGATGGCGCTCATCGAGGccgcgctctccgccgccgcggcagcatcCCGCCCggtcctctcctccgccgccgcccgccgagcGGTCCAGCTCTCCTCCTGCGCGGCCTACTCGGCCGCCTCCGGCGGCGACATCGAGGACTCCCCACCTCTCCCGACGCCGCGGAGGGGGTCTCTGCTCGCGCGGTTCCGCgaccgccgcgcgctcgccgtcaCCGACATCACCGCCACG GAATGGTGCGATAAGCAGCAGGAGTTCGTGCTGGAGCACGGCAAGCCGGAGATGACGCAGGCCATGAAGGCCGGGTCCGAGCGCCATGCCCAGCTCGAGCAAGAG GTTATCGAGAGAGTCGAAGTCACCATTAGATCCGCAGAAGAATCGTGGGCAGTGAAATTCATGAACTTTATCGTCGGAGCAAACCAGTTAATGTTGGAGGGCATCACTAGGGAAATCCCCGT AATTGGGGTCGTTGAAGGTTCATGGATGATAGGTGTTATTGATGAACTCCGAATGCCTCCAGATGGTATTTCAGTCCATCCTATCCTGGTGGATACAAAGACACGTTATAAACCAACAGTTCCCTCAGAAGcacaaaaaagaaatggaag GCTTCAGGTGATGTGTTACAAGTATCTATGGGACAATTTGATCAGTGAGAAATTCCCAGCAGAGAATTTCTTCAGCTATTTTGACCTGGACCCCGGTTACTTGTTATCAGACGATATCAAGCAATACATTAGATTGTTGGGGCTCAATGCAAAG ACCTTAGAAGATGTATTGAAATATTTCAAGGTCACCTGCCATACACTACCACGGTCTCAGGAACAGCTGCTCTTGAG ATATGAGCTACAAGCGGACAATTCCCTGCTTGAAGAATACCAGTTCTCTTATGATGCTAGGTGGCTCAAGGATCAATTTCAGGAAGTCCTCAGCTTCTGGCAAGGAGCACGGGAGCCTAAATTTGTGAGTGAAGAAGAGAGGTGGAAATGCAGTTTCTGCAAATTTGCAAATAATTGCCCAATAAATGCTTCCACATCAAGATGTTGCTGA
- the LOC127773351 gene encoding uncharacterized protein LOC127773351, with product MEEGRAALLRDWKLTVKAEKYKFGSLFNLVKVLKPPMIVVHVKDEQTAKKIKEDVLHSIEGYRATSIHKMELGFMIRLSPRDKTKKPLGYLRVSYDSAFPICNRSIGTHCGRSDLPSELTEDIASRLLGYDVAEYLRFRAVCKAWRECTPHPRELDSRFRPLRWILLSSTSGDMRCRFLNIATGACIQVDLPEELAAGGQIQIECRTEGLLVLRDKVTDAIRLLNPLTKAVTDLPPITAAMANVIPAEKRVHAEIPWSLIAYAGISDETSPPTVAIFLRDMRLNIAYAKPGDRHWKLLDDKAWSTFPSSISRSDGQQLRYVNYLSVVTLRGRIYLVTYQGNILKLSIRPRPQLIPIVKDQTKHSMWHGRVLCSNVVSYLVPPNDDDHRMLMVRYYGDLTHLTDHEQRCIKRRKKNDLIKLPSKSPCRYNWRILQVFEVDIVRKKLVRVDGIADDRAVFIGDVACVSLSIDRFPSILGNTVYLGMNSCCAVGFGLCHLKDRTVEPRLEHVLESGRKAPLLVDISLFHLGRIVPFARPCTLEEYLVFSVGFKNGIKD from the exons ATGGAAGAAGGGCGTGCAGCGCTACTGCGTGATTGGAAGCTCACGGTCAAGGCTGAAAAGTATAAATTTGGAAGTTTGTTTAATCTAGTGAAGGTATTGAAGCCTCCAATGATTGTAGTCCACGTGAAGGATGAGCAGACTGCAAAGAAGATCAAAGAGGATGTGTTGCACTCAATCGAGGGCTACAGAGCTACTTCTATTCATAAGATGGAGTTAGGTTTTATGATTAGATTGTCACCACGGGACAAGACAAAGAAGCCGCTGGGATACCTGAGAGTGTCCTATGATAGTGCG TTTCCGATTTgtaatcgatcgatcggtacTCACTGTGGCAGGAGTGATTTGCCATCGGAGCTGACCGAGGATATTGCAAGCAGGCTGCTTGGGTACGATGTGGCAGAGTACCTTCGCTTCCGCGCCGTCTGCAAGGCGTGGAGGGAGTGCACCCCCCACCCGCGCGAACTCGACAGCCGCTTCCGCCCGCTCCGCTggatcctcctctcctccacctccggcgACATGCGGTGCCGCTTCCTCAACATCGCCACCGGCGCCTGCATCCAGGTCGACCTCccggaggagctcgccgccggcggccagatCCAGATCGAGTGCAGGACCGAGGGCCTCCTGGTCCTTCGCGACAAGGTGACCGACGCCATTCGACTCCTCAATCCCCTCACAAAAGCCGTCACCGATCTCCCACCCATCACCGCCGCCATGGCAAACGTGATCCCTGCTGAGAAACGTGTCCATGCCGAGATCCCGTGGTCGCTGATTGCCTACGCCGGCATCTCCGACGAGACCTCCCCACCGACCGTCGCTATTTTCCTGAGAGACATGCGGTTAAACATCGCGTACGCCAAGCCCGGCGACCGCCATTGGAAGCTCCTCGACGACAAAGCTTGGTCGACCTTCCCAAGCAGCATCAGCCGTAGCGACGGCCAACAACTCCGGTATGTCAACTACCTGTCCGTGGTGACGCTCCGTGGCCGCATCTACTTGGTGACATACCAAGGTAACATATTGAAGCTAAGCATTCGTCCTAGGCCCCAGCTGATACCCATCGTCAAGGACCAgaccaaacattcgatgtggcACGGCCGAGTTCTGTGCAGCAACGTGGTCTCCTACCTTGTGCCGCCCAACGACGACGATCACCGTATGCTCATGGTGCGCTATTACGGCGACCTCACCCACCTCACAGATCACGAGCAGAGGTGCATCAAGCGAAGGAAGAAGAACGACTTGATCAAGCTGCCCAGCAAAAGCCCATGCCGGTACAATTGGCGAATACTGCAGGTGTTCGAGGTGGACATCGTCAGGAAGAAGCTGGTACGCGTGGACGGCATCGCCGACGACCGGGCGGTGTTCATCGGCGATGTGGCGTGCGTCTCGCTCTCTATCGACAGGTTCCCTTCCATACTTGGCAACACGGTGTATCTTGGGATGAACAGCTGCTGCGCTGTGGGCTTTGGCTTGTGCCACCTCAAGGACCGGACTGTTGAGCCGCGGCTCGAGCATGTCCTCGAAAGTGGGCGCAAGGCGCCACTCCTTGTTGATATCAGCCTCTTCCACCTAGGAAGGATTGTGCCCTTTGCACGCCCCTGCACTCTTGAAGAGTACCTTGTATTCAGCGTCGGCTTCAAGAACGGGATCAAAGATTGA